In a single window of the Pseudogemmatithrix spongiicola genome:
- a CDS encoding efflux RND transporter permease subunit, translating to MLKRIIEWSVRNIFLVTLATVAAIGGGVIALQRTPLEALPDLSDVQVIIQTEYSEQAPQIVEDQITYPIAAEMLKVPGAEVVRGYSFFGVSFVYIIFDDDTDLYWARSRVLEYLNGLKGRLPASVSPTLGPDATGLGWVYQYALEDTTGRLDLSELRALQDWYLRYELTAVPGVSEVATVGGYEKQYQVDLDPAKLLAYGIPVTRVMQAIQTSNADIGAMVVELSEREYMVRGLGYLKSLRDIENIVVGATDRGTPIRVAEVGRVSVGPAVRRGVAELDGRGDAVGAIVVMRFGENALATIARVKERIAQVAPALPPGVVLRPVYDRSDLIERAIANLRFKLLEESLVVALVCIVFLLHARSALVAIITLPVGILIAFIAMRYVGVGADIMSLGGIAIAIGAMIDAAIVMIENLHKHLERAIVAREQPGAVESRWLDTGTLTHAERWQAVVESAQEVGPALFFSLLIITVSFLPVFALEGQEGRLFSPLAYTKTFAMAASSLLSVTLVPVAMGLFVRGRIYRESANPVNRWLMRAYHPLITFVLRHRWPVVIASVAAVILTWIPWSRIGSEFMPRLEEGTVLYMPTTLPGVSVARARELLGMQADIIRTFPEVAHVWGKAGRANTATDPAGLDMIETTITLRPQEEWRAGMTYDRLVAQLDSALRVPGVTNAWTMPIQGRNDMLATGIRTPVGIKVFGPDLAELERLGREIEQAVRMVPGTRSAFAERAVSGYYLDIDIDRQAAARHGLNVGDVQAVIATAIGGMTITQTVEGRRRFGVRVRYPQELRDSPERLASVLVPVAHGAGGSSAAASGGMGGMGAENGGGGKKPAQVPLGQLARITPVAGPMVVRTEGAMPTAWVYVDVVDRDIGSYVAEAQRAVSEQVTLPTGYSVVWSGQYEYMQRAKERMKLVIPATLALIFLLLYLNFGNVSESLIVMLSLPFALVGGLWFLWLLGYNWSVAVAIGFIALAGVAAETGVVMLIYLDHAWQARTAAGQRATLADLYDAVIEGAVERVRPKMMTVTAIMGGLLPLLWGTGAGGTVMRRIAAPMIGGMVSSTVLTLLVIPAVYSLWKEREVLRGAGELASQEVT from the coding sequence ATGCTCAAACGAATCATCGAGTGGTCGGTCCGGAACATCTTCCTCGTGACGCTTGCGACGGTGGCTGCCATCGGGGGCGGTGTCATCGCGCTGCAGCGCACGCCGCTCGAGGCCCTGCCCGACTTGAGCGACGTACAGGTCATCATCCAGACCGAATACAGCGAGCAGGCGCCGCAGATTGTCGAGGACCAGATCACCTACCCGATTGCGGCCGAGATGCTGAAGGTGCCGGGGGCGGAGGTGGTGCGCGGGTACTCGTTCTTCGGCGTCTCGTTCGTGTACATCATCTTTGACGACGACACCGACCTCTACTGGGCCCGTAGTCGTGTGCTCGAGTACCTGAATGGTCTCAAGGGTCGTCTCCCGGCGTCCGTGTCGCCGACGCTAGGTCCAGACGCCACCGGACTCGGCTGGGTGTATCAGTACGCGCTCGAGGACACCACCGGCCGCCTCGACCTATCTGAGTTGCGAGCACTGCAGGATTGGTATCTCCGCTATGAGCTCACCGCCGTGCCCGGCGTCTCGGAGGTCGCTACCGTCGGGGGCTACGAAAAGCAGTACCAAGTGGATCTCGACCCCGCGAAGCTTCTCGCGTATGGCATTCCCGTCACTCGGGTGATGCAGGCCATCCAGACATCGAACGCCGACATCGGCGCGATGGTCGTCGAGCTATCCGAGCGCGAGTATATGGTGCGGGGCTTGGGGTACCTCAAGTCGCTGCGTGATATCGAGAACATCGTCGTCGGGGCGACGGATCGCGGGACGCCGATCCGCGTGGCCGAGGTGGGCCGCGTGTCGGTCGGGCCGGCCGTGCGTCGCGGCGTCGCCGAGCTCGACGGTCGTGGAGACGCGGTCGGCGCCATCGTCGTGATGCGCTTTGGCGAGAACGCACTCGCAACGATTGCACGCGTCAAGGAGCGCATTGCGCAGGTGGCGCCGGCGTTGCCGCCCGGCGTCGTCCTGCGGCCCGTGTACGACCGCAGTGATCTCATCGAGCGCGCCATTGCGAACTTGCGATTCAAGCTGCTGGAAGAGAGTCTCGTGGTCGCGCTGGTCTGCATCGTCTTCTTACTGCACGCGCGCTCGGCGCTCGTGGCAATCATCACGCTGCCAGTGGGCATTCTCATCGCGTTCATCGCGATGCGCTACGTCGGCGTTGGTGCCGACATTATGTCGCTCGGCGGCATCGCGATTGCCATTGGCGCGATGATTGACGCCGCGATCGTGATGATCGAGAATCTGCACAAGCATCTGGAGCGTGCCATCGTTGCGCGCGAGCAACCGGGCGCGGTGGAATCGCGCTGGCTCGACACGGGCACGCTCACGCACGCCGAGCGTTGGCAGGCGGTGGTCGAGTCGGCGCAGGAAGTGGGGCCCGCGCTCTTCTTCTCGTTGCTCATCATTACCGTCTCGTTCCTGCCCGTCTTTGCGCTGGAGGGGCAAGAAGGCCGGCTGTTCTCGCCGCTCGCATACACTAAGACGTTCGCAATGGCGGCGTCCAGTTTACTGTCTGTGACGCTGGTACCCGTGGCGATGGGCCTGTTTGTACGTGGACGCATCTACCGGGAATCGGCCAATCCCGTCAATCGATGGCTGATGCGTGCGTATCACCCGCTCATCACGTTCGTGCTGCGGCATCGCTGGCCGGTGGTGATCGCTTCGGTAGCGGCAGTGATTCTGACGTGGATACCGTGGTCGCGGATTGGCAGTGAGTTCATGCCGAGATTGGAAGAGGGTACGGTGCTCTACATGCCGACGACCTTGCCCGGCGTGAGCGTGGCGCGTGCGCGTGAGCTGCTCGGCATGCAAGCCGATATCATTCGGACGTTTCCCGAAGTGGCACACGTGTGGGGGAAGGCGGGTCGGGCGAACACGGCCACTGATCCCGCCGGGCTCGATATGATCGAGACAACCATTACGCTGCGCCCTCAAGAGGAATGGCGCGCGGGGATGACCTACGACCGGCTCGTTGCTCAGCTGGATTCTGCGCTGCGCGTCCCAGGCGTGACGAATGCGTGGACGATGCCGATCCAAGGCCGCAACGATATGCTCGCTACCGGCATCCGCACACCAGTGGGCATTAAGGTGTTTGGTCCTGATCTCGCGGAACTGGAGCGGCTCGGTCGCGAGATTGAGCAGGCGGTGCGGATGGTGCCCGGCACCCGCAGTGCGTTCGCTGAGCGCGCCGTGAGCGGCTATTACCTCGACATAGACATTGATCGGCAGGCGGCTGCGCGGCACGGACTCAATGTCGGCGACGTGCAAGCGGTCATCGCGACCGCGATTGGCGGCATGACAATCACGCAGACGGTCGAGGGAAGGCGCCGGTTCGGCGTGCGGGTGCGGTATCCGCAGGAACTGCGGGACTCGCCAGAGCGCTTGGCGTCGGTGCTCGTGCCGGTGGCGCACGGAGCTGGCGGATCCAGCGCCGCTGCGAGTGGAGGAATGGGCGGGATGGGAGCAGAGAACGGCGGAGGCGGCAAGAAGCCTGCGCAGGTGCCGCTGGGCCAGCTGGCGCGCATTACGCCCGTCGCGGGTCCAATGGTGGTCCGCACCGAAGGCGCGATGCCCACGGCGTGGGTGTACGTGGACGTCGTGGACCGCGACATCGGTAGCTATGTCGCGGAGGCGCAGCGTGCAGTGTCCGAACAGGTCACTCTCCCCACAGGCTACTCCGTCGTATGGAGCGGACAGTACGAGTATATGCAGCGCGCGAAGGAGCGGATGAAGCTCGTCATTCCGGCAACGCTCGCGCTGATCTTCCTGTTGCTGTACCTGAACTTCGGCAACGTCAGCGAGTCGTTGATTGTGATGCTCTCGCTGCCGTTTGCGTTGGTCGGCGGACTCTGGTTCCTCTGGCTGCTCGGCTACAACTGGTCGGTGGCCGTGGCGATCGGCTTCATTGCGCTCGCAGGCGTCGCCGCCGAGACGGGCGTGGTGATGCTGATTTACCTCGACCACGCGTGGCAGGCACGGACGGCGGCGGGGCAGCGTGCGACTCTCGCCGATCTCTACGACGCCGTGATTGAGGGCGCGGTCGAGCGTGTGCGCCCCAAGATGATGACGGTGACCGCAATCATGGGCGGGCTCTTGCCCTTGCTCTGGGGCACGGGAGCGGGCGGCACGGTGATGCGGCGAATCGCGGCGCCGATGATCGGCGGGATGGTCTCGAGCACGGTGCTGACGCTGCTCGTGATTCCTGCGGTCTATTCGCTGTGGAAGGAGCGGGAGGTGCTCCGCGGCGCCGGAGAGCTCGCGTCACAGGAGGTGACATGA
- a CDS encoding pyruvate dehydrogenase complex E1 component subunit beta has protein sequence MAVITYREALNQALREEMSRDDRVFLMGEEVAQYNGAYKVSKGLLDEFGEMRVVDTPITELGFAGVGVGAAMVGLRPIIEFMTWNFAILALDQVVNSAAKMLYMSGGQYPMPMVFRGPNGAALQLSAQHSQAFESWLAHIPGIKVVTPGTPYDAKGLLKAAIRDDNPVIVLEGEMLYNTKGEVPEHEYIVPIGKADLKREGSDCSIITNGKMVLVAMKAADELAKEGIKVDVVDLRTVRPMDVEAIATSVRKTNRAVVLEEGWELAGIGAQVVDYVQRECFDDLDAPVVRVHQEDVPMPYAKGLEKSAKPDLAKTIAAVKKVMYVD, from the coding sequence ATGGCCGTCATCACGTATCGCGAGGCCCTCAACCAGGCCCTGCGCGAAGAGATGTCCCGCGACGACCGCGTCTTCCTCATGGGTGAGGAAGTCGCGCAGTACAACGGCGCCTACAAGGTCTCCAAGGGTCTCCTCGATGAGTTCGGCGAGATGCGCGTCGTCGACACGCCGATCACCGAGCTCGGCTTCGCCGGCGTCGGCGTCGGCGCCGCGATGGTCGGCCTGCGGCCGATCATCGAGTTCATGACCTGGAACTTCGCGATCCTCGCGCTCGACCAGGTCGTCAACTCCGCCGCCAAGATGCTCTACATGTCCGGCGGCCAGTATCCGATGCCGATGGTGTTCCGCGGCCCCAACGGCGCCGCGCTGCAGCTCTCGGCCCAGCACTCGCAGGCCTTCGAGAGCTGGCTCGCGCACATCCCCGGCATCAAGGTCGTGACGCCGGGCACGCCGTACGACGCGAAGGGCCTGCTCAAGGCCGCCATCCGCGACGACAATCCGGTCATCGTGCTCGAGGGCGAGATGCTGTACAACACCAAGGGCGAAGTGCCGGAGCACGAGTACATCGTGCCGATCGGCAAGGCCGACCTCAAGCGAGAAGGGTCGGACTGCTCCATCATCACGAACGGCAAGATGGTGCTGGTCGCGATGAAGGCCGCCGACGAGCTCGCCAAGGAAGGCATCAAGGTCGACGTCGTCGACCTCCGCACGGTGCGTCCGATGGACGTCGAGGCGATTGCCACGTCGGTACGCAAGACCAACCGCGCCGTCGTCCTAGAGGAAGGCTGGGAGCTGGCAGGCATCGGCGCCCAGGTCGTGGACTACGTCCAGCGCGAATGCTTCGATGACCTCGACGCGCCCGTCGTGCGCGTCCACCAGGAAGACGTGCCCATGCCATACGCCAAGGGGCTGGAGAAGTCCGCCAAGCCCGACCTCGCCAAGACCATCGCCGCCGTCAAGAAGGTGATGTATGTCGACTAA
- a CDS encoding pyruvate dehydrogenase complex dihydrolipoamide acetyltransferase: MSTKVFMEALSPTMEEGRLVKWVKAEGAAVKQGDVLAEVETDKAVMELVARGDGILRKQLIPEGTTAPVSSLVGIIAGADEDISALLAGGAAAPAAAAPAAAPAAPSAPAASTPAAAPAAAPVAAAPTATGRVTASPLARRIAGDAGLDIRNIQGSGPGGRIIKRDIEAALQGAAPRAAAAPAPAAAAAPAFRAAPAFNGEAFRDEPLTQIRKTIARRLGESIGPIPTFYLTAEFDLSRAAELRSAAAELGDAFKVSFNDIILKAVATALTQHPEVNAHWLGDKIRYFNTVHLGMAVATDDGLIVPVIFDAQTKGMAQISAEAKVLAKKARERKLKPEEFTGSTFSVSNLGMMQIDQFTAIINPPEAAILAIGAIEDKVQVGADGGFEVKKKLRVTMSCDHRIIDGAVGAKFLQTLRRLIENPLLLLF, from the coding sequence ATGTCGACTAAGGTCTTCATGGAGGCCCTCTCCCCCACGATGGAAGAGGGGCGCTTGGTGAAGTGGGTCAAGGCCGAGGGCGCCGCCGTCAAGCAAGGTGACGTGCTCGCCGAAGTCGAGACCGACAAGGCGGTGATGGAGCTCGTCGCCCGCGGCGACGGCATCCTCCGCAAGCAGCTCATCCCCGAAGGCACCACGGCGCCGGTGAGCTCGCTGGTCGGCATCATCGCCGGCGCAGACGAAGACATCTCGGCGCTGCTCGCCGGGGGCGCGGCCGCTCCTGCGGCAGCGGCTCCCGCGGCTGCACCTGCGGCTCCATCCGCTCCCGCGGCATCGACGCCTGCGGCGGCTCCGGCCGCCGCGCCGGTCGCGGCTGCACCGACGGCCACCGGTCGCGTGACGGCCTCTCCGCTGGCGCGCCGCATCGCCGGCGACGCGGGCCTCGACATCCGCAACATCCAAGGCTCCGGCCCCGGCGGTCGCATCATCAAGCGCGACATCGAAGCCGCACTGCAGGGCGCGGCTCCGCGTGCCGCCGCCGCGCCGGCTCCCGCCGCGGCCGCAGCGCCTGCGTTCCGTGCGGCGCCGGCTTTCAACGGCGAGGCCTTCCGCGACGAGCCGCTCACGCAGATCCGGAAGACGATCGCCAGGCGCCTCGGCGAGTCCATCGGTCCGATCCCGACGTTTTACCTGACCGCCGAGTTCGACCTCTCGCGCGCCGCCGAGCTCCGCAGCGCCGCCGCCGAGCTGGGCGATGCGTTCAAGGTCAGCTTCAACGACATCATCCTGAAGGCCGTCGCCACCGCGCTCACGCAGCATCCGGAAGTGAACGCGCACTGGCTCGGCGACAAGATCCGCTACTTCAACACCGTGCACCTCGGCATGGCCGTCGCGACGGATGACGGCTTGATCGTCCCGGTGATCTTCGACGCGCAGACCAAGGGCATGGCGCAGATCAGCGCCGAGGCCAAGGTGCTCGCCAAGAAGGCCCGCGAGCGCAAGCTCAAGCCCGAGGAGTTCACGGGCTCGACGTTCTCCGTGAGCAACCTCGGCATGATGCAGATCGACCAGTTCACCGCGATCATCAATCCGCCCGAGGCCGCGATCCTCGCCATCGGCGCCATCGAGGACAAGGTCCAAGTCGGCGCGGACGGCGGCTTCGAGGTCAAGAAGAAGCTCCGCGTCACGATGAGCTGCGACCACCGTATCATTGATGGAGCGGTAGGCGCCAAGTTCCTCCAGACGCTGCGCCGCCTGATCGAAAACCCGTTGCTGTTGCTGTTCTAG
- the pdhA gene encoding pyruvate dehydrogenase (acetyl-transferring) E1 component subunit alpha → MPPKKKSEQSLGADGATLKELLHSMLLQRRFEEKVGEAYALGKIGGFCHLYIGQEAVSTGIISMLRPDDYVITTYRDHGQALARGMTPRSVMAELFGRIDGCSRGKGGSMHLFDRNVNFLGGHGIVGGHVPIAAGVGFAIKYRGGDQVIVCFMGESVVNTGAFHEALNMAALWKLPCIFVIENNKYGMGTAVERAAAIKDLSRRADAYDGMYAEHVDGQDVMAVRDATARALTYARKEQKPVLLEVRTYRYMGHSMSDAVSGTYRTKAELDEYLKRDPINLLKAKMLDEGIISDDDFAAMEQEIKAVCQDSWDFADASPEPPLESLYEDVLVTTES, encoded by the coding sequence ATGCCCCCCAAGAAGAAATCAGAGCAGTCCCTCGGCGCCGACGGCGCCACCCTCAAGGAACTGCTGCACAGCATGCTCCTCCAGCGCCGCTTCGAGGAGAAGGTCGGCGAGGCCTACGCGCTCGGAAAGATCGGCGGCTTCTGCCACCTCTACATCGGCCAGGAAGCCGTCTCGACCGGCATCATCTCGATGCTCCGCCCCGACGACTACGTCATCACCACCTACCGCGACCACGGCCAGGCGCTGGCCCGCGGCATGACGCCGCGCTCGGTGATGGCCGAGCTCTTCGGCCGCATCGACGGCTGCTCGCGCGGCAAGGGCGGCAGCATGCACCTCTTCGACCGCAACGTGAACTTCCTCGGCGGCCACGGCATCGTCGGCGGCCATGTGCCGATCGCCGCCGGCGTCGGCTTCGCCATCAAGTACCGCGGCGGCGACCAGGTCATCGTCTGCTTCATGGGCGAGTCCGTGGTGAACACCGGGGCCTTCCACGAGGCGCTGAACATGGCCGCGCTGTGGAAGCTGCCCTGCATCTTCGTCATCGAGAACAACAAGTACGGCATGGGCACCGCCGTCGAGCGCGCTGCCGCCATCAAGGATCTCTCCCGCCGTGCCGACGCCTACGACGGCATGTACGCCGAGCACGTGGATGGCCAGGACGTCATGGCCGTCCGCGACGCGACGGCCCGCGCCCTCACGTATGCACGCAAGGAACAGAAGCCCGTCCTCCTCGAGGTGCGCACCTATCGCTACATGGGCCACTCGATGTCCGACGCCGTGAGCGGCACGTATCGCACCAAGGCTGAACTCGACGAGTACCTCAAGCGCGACCCGATCAACCTGCTCAAGGCCAAGATGCTCGACGAAGGCATCATCAGCGACGACGACTTCGCCGCGATGGAGCAGGAGATCAAGGCCGTCTGCCAGGACTCGTGGGATTTCGCCGACGCCTCGCCGGAGCCGCCGCTCGAGTCGCTCTACGAAGACGTCCTCGTCACCACGGAGAGCTGA
- a CDS encoding IS256 family transposase, with protein sequence MAKPKEEFPTFDPAALDALIGDARSPADFTAVMRALQKRLAERMLAGELTAHLGYGPGEEKPAGQTNHRNGATPKTVLTETGAVPLEIPRDREGSFRPQLVPTGVRRLPQFDATVLSLYARGVSVREIQAHLEQLYQVEIAPSVISVITDEVVAEVQAWQQRPLERMYPVVIFDALRVKIRDEGTVRNKAVYLALGVDREGHKEVLGLWIEQTEGAGFWLRVMSELKARGVDDILVALVDGLVGFPDAITTVFPQAQVHHCVVHLVRQSLAYANWKDRKAVSGTLRAIYRAPTEAAAVQALDAFAAGPWGTKYPAITALWRRHWPHVVPVFAYPPEIRRLLYTTNAIESLHMQLRKIVKTRGHFPTDEAAAKLLYLALRNIQAKWKRGNHAWKAAMPYLGMLFGTRFSDHA encoded by the coding sequence ATGGCCAAGCCGAAAGAGGAGTTCCCCACGTTTGACCCGGCGGCGCTGGACGCGCTGATCGGGGACGCGCGTTCGCCGGCGGATTTCACCGCCGTGATGCGCGCGCTGCAGAAGCGGCTCGCGGAGCGGATGCTGGCCGGCGAGCTGACGGCGCACCTGGGCTATGGGCCCGGCGAGGAGAAGCCCGCGGGGCAGACGAATCACCGCAACGGCGCGACGCCGAAGACGGTCTTGACCGAGACCGGCGCCGTGCCGCTCGAGATCCCACGCGACCGCGAGGGCAGCTTCCGGCCGCAGCTGGTGCCCACGGGCGTGCGGCGCCTGCCGCAGTTCGATGCGACTGTGCTCTCGCTCTACGCGCGGGGCGTCAGCGTGCGCGAGATCCAGGCGCATCTGGAGCAGCTCTACCAAGTGGAGATCGCGCCGAGCGTCATCAGCGTGATCACCGACGAGGTGGTGGCCGAGGTGCAGGCCTGGCAGCAGCGCCCGCTCGAGCGGATGTATCCGGTGGTCATCTTCGATGCGCTGCGCGTGAAGATCCGCGACGAGGGCACCGTGCGGAACAAGGCCGTGTATCTCGCGCTCGGCGTGGACCGCGAGGGGCACAAGGAGGTGCTGGGCCTCTGGATCGAGCAGACGGAAGGCGCGGGCTTCTGGCTGCGCGTGATGAGCGAGCTGAAGGCGCGCGGCGTCGACGACATCCTGGTGGCGCTCGTCGACGGGCTCGTCGGCTTCCCGGACGCGATCACGACGGTCTTCCCGCAGGCGCAGGTGCATCACTGCGTGGTGCATCTCGTGCGGCAGAGCCTGGCGTACGCGAACTGGAAGGACCGCAAGGCGGTCAGCGGGACGCTGCGCGCCATCTACCGCGCGCCGACCGAAGCCGCGGCGGTGCAGGCGCTCGACGCCTTCGCGGCGGGCCCCTGGGGCACCAAGTACCCGGCCATCACCGCGCTGTGGCGCCGGCACTGGCCGCACGTCGTACCCGTCTTCGCGTACCCGCCCGAGATCCGGCGGCTGCTCTACACGACGAACGCGATCGAGAGCCTGCATATGCAGCTCCGGAAGATCGTGAAGACCCGCGGCCACTTCCCGACCGACGAAGCCGCGGCCAAGTTGCTCTATCTCGCGCTGCGCAACATCCAAGCGAAGTGGAAGCGCGGGAATCACGCGTGGAAGGCCGCCATGCCGTATCTCGGGATGCTGTTTGGGACGCGCTTCAGCGATCACGCATGA
- the lipA gene encoding lipoyl synthase — protein MAEHLYQIMGRHRAEPLPARKPSWLKVKAPGGANYLRLKQLMRDLDLHTVCEEAHCPNVGECWEHGTATFMILGDVCTRNCAYCAVAHGRPPKFDPAEPSRVAEAAKAMSLQHLVITSVDRDDLPDFGAWAFAETIRQVHEAVPGCSVEVLVPDFQGNEDSIRLVLEARPEIYNHNTETVPRLYKKARPGGRYERVLEIFRMSKRIAPDIPTKTGIILGMGETNEEVLQTMRELRTVDVDILTLGQYLKPSDDHIALDRYVTPEEFTMFREEGKKMGFKHVESGPLVRSSYHAWEQVQAAGV, from the coding sequence ATGGCCGAGCACCTCTATCAGATCATGGGCCGCCACCGCGCCGAGCCCCTCCCCGCTCGCAAGCCGTCTTGGCTCAAGGTCAAAGCCCCCGGCGGGGCCAACTACCTGCGCCTCAAGCAGCTCATGCGCGACCTCGACCTCCATACGGTCTGCGAGGAAGCCCACTGCCCCAACGTCGGCGAGTGCTGGGAGCACGGCACCGCCACGTTCATGATCCTCGGCGACGTCTGCACCCGGAACTGCGCCTACTGCGCCGTTGCCCACGGCCGCCCGCCTAAGTTCGACCCCGCCGAACCCAGCCGTGTCGCCGAGGCCGCCAAGGCCATGAGCCTGCAGCACCTCGTCATCACCTCGGTGGACCGCGACGACCTGCCCGACTTCGGTGCCTGGGCCTTCGCCGAGACCATACGCCAGGTGCATGAGGCCGTGCCCGGCTGCTCGGTGGAAGTGCTCGTCCCCGACTTCCAGGGCAACGAGGATTCCATCCGCCTGGTCCTCGAGGCGCGCCCCGAGATCTACAACCACAACACCGAGACCGTGCCGCGCCTGTACAAGAAGGCGCGCCCCGGCGGCCGCTACGAGCGCGTGCTCGAGATCTTCCGCATGAGCAAGCGCATCGCGCCGGACATCCCGACCAAGACCGGCATCATCCTCGGGATGGGCGAGACCAACGAGGAAGTGCTCCAGACCATGCGCGAGCTGCGCACGGTGGACGTCGACATCCTCACCCTCGGCCAGTACCTCAAGCCCTCCGACGACCACATCGCCCTCGACCGCTACGTCACGCCCGAGGAGTTCACGATGTTCCGCGAGGAAGGCAAGAAGATGGGCTTCAAGCACGTCGAGTCCGGCCCTCTCGTCCGCTCGAGCTACCACGCCTGGGAGCAGGTCCAGGCCGCGGGCGTCTAA
- the lipB gene encoding lipoyl(octanoyl) transferase LipB: MKEFLVYDLGLRSYAEALSFQREVAAKRISKEIPQDVLLLVEHPPVITLGRSTKQENLLFTPELLAARGVELFEVERGGDVTFHGPGQLVGYPIVNLTEHKQDLHWYLRQVEEVLIRAVAKFGIVAERVEKKTGIWTQPLRDASGAEIRAARKLASIGVHARQWVTWHGFALNVTTDLSYFDLMVPCGLPGVDMTSVERELLERSEAGLCLAPSPTLGEDVREATVQAFADVFGMKASLHH; encoded by the coding sequence GTGAAGGAGTTTCTCGTTTACGACCTCGGCCTCCGCAGCTATGCGGAGGCCTTGTCGTTCCAGCGGGAGGTGGCGGCCAAGCGGATCTCGAAGGAGATCCCGCAGGACGTGCTGCTGCTCGTGGAGCATCCGCCGGTGATCACGCTGGGACGATCCACCAAGCAGGAGAACCTGCTGTTCACGCCGGAGCTCCTGGCGGCGCGTGGCGTGGAGCTGTTTGAGGTGGAGCGTGGCGGCGACGTCACCTTCCACGGGCCGGGTCAGCTCGTCGGCTATCCGATCGTGAACCTCACCGAGCACAAGCAGGACCTGCACTGGTACCTGCGGCAGGTCGAGGAGGTGCTGATCCGTGCGGTCGCGAAGTTCGGCATCGTCGCCGAGCGCGTGGAGAAGAAGACCGGCATCTGGACGCAGCCGCTGCGTGATGCCTCGGGTGCGGAGATTCGCGCGGCCCGCAAACTCGCCAGCATCGGGGTGCACGCACGGCAGTGGGTGACTTGGCACGGCTTCGCCCTCAACGTCACCACGGATCTGAGCTACTTCGACCTCATGGTGCCCTGCGGCCTGCCTGGCGTGGACATGACATCTGTGGAACGCGAACTGCTCGAGCGCAGCGAGGCGGGGCTTTGCCTCGCACCCTCACCCACGCTGGGCGAGGATGTGCGCGAGGCGACGGTCCAGGCGTTCGCGGACGTCTTCGGGATGAAGGCTTCGCTTCACCACTGA
- the lpdA gene encoding dihydrolipoyl dehydrogenase, whose amino-acid sequence MAQFDILVLGGGPAGYVAALRGAQLGLNVGVVEREGLGGTCVLWGCIPAKALLEAASIAQKVAKGKEFGVTAEKVTLDYGVAMKRSRQVSAQNSKGVEFLFKKNKITWLKGTGVLGPNKSVKVTGADGKTETHTATKGVVIATGSRVKGLPQIGLELDKQLILSSDEALTLEKAPATIAVIGAGAVGCEFADVFNAFGSKVTLLEVMPRILPVEDEDCSVELNKAFKKRGIEVITGAKLGTAKKGKKDVTIPVEANGEKKEMTFDLVLVAAGRAPNIENIGLKEAGVQTTERGFIKINDKFETTAKGVYAIGDVAGPPMLAHKGSREGHVVADIIAGHKHHPVNYGNIPNATYCHPEVASIGMTEAQVKEKGLKYKVGKFPFSANGRARTSGETEGFVKVIRDEKHGEILGAHIIGAHATEMIHEFAVARENEFTVEEIDLAIHAHPTLSEAIAEAVLDSMGKMLHA is encoded by the coding sequence ATGGCTCAGTTCGATATCCTCGTCCTCGGCGGCGGCCCCGCCGGCTACGTCGCCGCCCTCCGCGGTGCCCAGCTCGGCCTCAACGTCGGCGTCGTCGAGCGCGAAGGCCTCGGCGGCACCTGCGTGCTCTGGGGCTGCATTCCCGCCAAGGCGCTGCTCGAAGCCGCGTCCATCGCGCAGAAGGTCGCGAAGGGCAAGGAATTCGGCGTCACCGCCGAGAAGGTCACGCTGGACTACGGCGTCGCGATGAAGCGTTCGCGCCAGGTCTCGGCCCAGAACTCCAAGGGCGTCGAGTTCCTCTTCAAGAAGAACAAGATCACCTGGCTCAAGGGCACGGGTGTGCTCGGTCCGAACAAGTCGGTGAAGGTCACCGGCGCCGACGGCAAGACGGAGACGCACACCGCGACGAAGGGCGTCGTCATCGCCACCGGCTCGCGCGTGAAGGGACTGCCGCAGATCGGCCTCGAGCTCGACAAGCAGCTGATCCTCTCGTCGGACGAGGCGCTCACGCTCGAGAAGGCGCCCGCCACGATCGCCGTGATTGGCGCCGGTGCCGTCGGCTGCGAGTTCGCCGACGTGTTCAACGCCTTCGGCTCCAAGGTGACGCTGCTCGAGGTCATGCCGCGCATCCTGCCGGTCGAGGACGAAGACTGCTCCGTCGAGCTGAACAAGGCGTTCAAGAAGCGCGGCATCGAAGTCATCACCGGCGCCAAGCTCGGCACCGCGAAGAAGGGCAAGAAGGACGTCACCATCCCCGTCGAGGCCAACGGCGAGAAGAAGGAGATGACCTTCGACCTCGTGCTCGTCGCCGCGGGCCGCGCGCCGAACATCGAGAACATCGGCCTCAAGGAAGCCGGCGTGCAGACCACCGAACGCGGCTTCATCAAGATCAACGACAAGTTCGAGACGACTGCCAAGGGCGTGTACGCGATCGGCGACGTCGCCGGCCCGCCGATGCTCGCCCACAAGGGCTCGCGCGAGGGCCATGTCGTGGCCGACATCATCGCCGGCCACAAGCATCACCCGGTGAACTACGGCAACATCCCCAACGCCACCTACTGCCACCCGGAAGTCGCCAGCATCGGCATGACCGAGGCGCAGGTGAAGGAGAAGGGCCTCAAGTACAAGGTCGGCAAGTTCCCCTTCTCGGCCAACGGCCGCGCGCGCACCAGCGGCGAGACCGAGGGCTTCGTGAAGGTCATCCGCGACGAGAAGCACGGCGAGATCCTCGGCGCGCATATCATCGGCGCGCACGCGACCGAGATGATCCACGAGTTCGCCGTGGCCCGCGAGAACGAGTTCACCGTGGAGGAGATCGACCTCGCCATCCACGCGCATCCGACGCTCAGCGAGGCGATCGCCGAGGCGGTGCTCGACTCGATGGGGAAGATGCTGCACGCGTAA